One window of Salegentibacter sp. Hel_I_6 genomic DNA carries:
- a CDS encoding glycoside hydrolase domain-containing protein: protein MSFHKWIIPNLLFLSFFSLSLSAQEKLTERVNVFLGTSGDHGQMSPAASHPFSLMSIAPQTKPHNHTGYEYYAKEYIGFTHTRIEGVGCTGAGGNILIRPFLGNDHSKILIKQSQKASPGNYSVSFENGIEAQLNSGLNYGVNNFSFPQVDNGVYIDLSFALAGRFKAEKHRLEEGFIKGWIETETTCSRGVYRLYFALKLPPDYKFKKLSDHEYLLKGNSEEIQVPIAFSSVNSEYAMQRVINNQSLDLKKESEKKWDKLLSRVTVEGEEDRVNLFYSLLYRGLQAPYQISEFDGSYRAINGSIQSSQNTIYNGWAIWDNYREQLPMLSLIYPDEYLDIAKSIANLYRFGKQEWATSHEPSPTVRTEHALVVLLDAVRKGYNIDLKSIRDDLLKEARELKYNSPDKTLETSYDKWAMAGLLKEMGDEEMTEQYLEETNNYKNYWKKDFADISRDDVDHMQARGLYQGTIWQYRWFVPFDLAGLKMLTGGEDVFLDQLDQFFADFNYNHANQPDLQVPGIYNATKKPWKSQKLFRQILLDTMVQTYFNNNSKGVDPYIGRIYKNKPRAYLRTMDDDAGTMSSWFVMRSLGLSAANVGSPVYYLTAPIFRGYTINYSEDKRFTVKVKNYKKDWFYIKSAKLNGSTLNRNWLTQQEILNGGHLEIELSETPNRKWGIHNQFVTDLEHPFNMPERTEQ from the coding sequence ATGAGTTTCCACAAATGGATTATACCTAATTTATTATTCCTGTCCTTCTTTAGTCTCAGTCTTAGTGCACAAGAAAAATTAACGGAAAGGGTAAATGTTTTCCTCGGAACTTCGGGCGATCATGGGCAGATGTCCCCGGCGGCTTCCCATCCTTTTAGCTTGATGAGTATTGCCCCCCAAACAAAACCGCACAACCATACAGGGTATGAGTATTACGCAAAAGAATATATTGGCTTCACCCACACTAGGATAGAAGGAGTAGGTTGTACAGGTGCTGGAGGCAATATTTTAATTAGACCATTTTTAGGCAATGATCATTCTAAAATCTTGATCAAACAATCTCAAAAGGCAAGTCCAGGAAATTATTCAGTCTCTTTTGAAAATGGGATCGAGGCACAGCTAAATTCCGGTTTGAACTATGGGGTTAACAATTTCAGCTTTCCGCAAGTTGATAACGGGGTTTATATTGATCTATCCTTTGCTCTGGCGGGACGTTTTAAAGCTGAAAAGCACCGGCTAGAAGAGGGTTTTATAAAAGGATGGATCGAAACAGAAACAACTTGTAGTAGAGGTGTTTACAGGTTGTATTTTGCCCTAAAACTTCCCCCTGATTATAAATTCAAAAAGCTGTCCGATCATGAGTACCTCCTAAAAGGCAATTCTGAAGAAATTCAAGTACCCATTGCTTTTTCTTCAGTAAACAGCGAATATGCTATGCAGAGGGTAATAAATAACCAGTCATTAGACCTTAAAAAAGAATCAGAAAAAAAATGGGACAAATTGCTTAGTAGAGTCACGGTTGAGGGGGAAGAAGATCGTGTGAATTTATTTTATTCCTTACTATACCGTGGCTTACAAGCCCCTTATCAAATTTCTGAATTTGACGGCAGCTATAGAGCGATAAATGGCTCCATTCAATCCTCACAAAATACCATCTACAATGGATGGGCCATTTGGGATAATTACAGAGAGCAATTGCCAATGCTCTCCCTAATATATCCAGACGAGTACCTTGATATCGCCAAATCGATTGCAAACCTATATCGTTTTGGTAAACAGGAATGGGCTACATCCCATGAACCCTCCCCAACGGTGCGAACAGAACACGCTTTAGTAGTTCTTTTGGATGCAGTCAGAAAAGGTTATAATATTGATTTAAAATCAATTAGAGACGATCTACTGAAAGAAGCCAGGGAGCTAAAATATAACTCACCCGATAAAACTTTAGAAACATCTTATGATAAATGGGCTATGGCAGGTCTTTTAAAGGAAATGGGGGACGAAGAAATGACTGAACAATACCTCGAAGAAACAAATAATTACAAAAATTACTGGAAAAAGGATTTTGCCGACATTTCCAGGGATGATGTAGACCATATGCAGGCCCGTGGTCTTTACCAGGGGACCATATGGCAGTACCGTTGGTTTGTTCCCTTCGATCTTGCAGGATTAAAGATGCTTACCGGTGGAGAAGATGTTTTTTTAGACCAACTAGATCAGTTTTTCGCAGATTTTAATTACAATCATGCCAATCAACCCGATCTACAGGTTCCAGGGATATACAATGCTACCAAAAAACCCTGGAAGTCCCAAAAACTTTTCCGTCAAATTCTGCTAGACACAATGGTCCAGACCTATTTTAATAACAATAGTAAAGGCGTAGACCCCTATATCGGAAGAATATATAAAAATAAGCCAAGAGCATATTTAAGGACTATGGATGACGATGCAGGTACGATGTCTTCGTGGTTCGTTATGAGAAGCTTAGGACTATCAGCCGCAAATGTGGGCTCCCCAGTATATTACCTAACTGCACCCATTTTTAGGGGATATACTATTAACTATAGCGAGGATAAAAGGTTCACAGTAAAGGTTAAGAACTACAAGAAAGACTGGTTTTATATAAAATCAGCCAAACTGAACGGCAGCACCTTAAATAGGAACTGGTTAACCCAACAGGAGATATTAAATGGAGGTCATCTGGAAATAGAACTTTCAGAAACACCTAACAGAAAATGGGGTATTCATAATCAATTTGTAACCGATCTCGAACATCCTTTTAATATGCCAGAAAGAACAGAACAATGA
- a CDS encoding fibronectin type III domain-containing protein: MKHFTLTILIYFISSHISASNSRYRLILTGNPSSSITIAWDQTSGNNPVLYFGTKDGGKKISNYPQKKTPDRVKEYGGMNNHFVNLTKLQSNTNYYFIIKDNEGISERFWFKTAPSTNKSMSFISGGDSRNNRAPRIEANKLVAKLKPTAVFFGGDMTNSGSNTEWVEWMDDWQHTTSKDGRMFPILPARGNHERSNNSVYNLFNTPSKDIYYNIVFGRNLFSTYTLNSEIAAGGNQYTWLKDKLAKDNSSWKYVQYHKPMRPHQSHKEEGNDEYNNWATLFYHYRVDLVSESDSHVVKTTFPIKPCKKAEACEEGFIRDDNSGTIYVGEGCWGAPLRANDDDKTWTRKSGSFNQFKWITVSKKEIKLQTIIVDEASGISENSNNAEAGKLPLGISVWESREEDIIVIK, translated from the coding sequence ATGAAACATTTTACCCTCACAATTCTAATTTATTTTATCAGCTCCCATATTTCTGCCAGTAACAGTCGATATAGGCTAATTTTAACAGGAAATCCTTCATCAAGCATAACAATTGCCTGGGATCAAACCTCAGGTAATAATCCAGTTCTATATTTCGGAACAAAAGACGGCGGAAAGAAAATATCCAACTACCCACAAAAAAAAACACCTGACCGGGTGAAGGAGTATGGAGGGATGAACAATCATTTTGTTAACCTAACCAAACTTCAATCTAATACTAATTATTATTTCATAATTAAGGATAATGAGGGTATTAGCGAAAGGTTCTGGTTTAAAACAGCTCCCAGTACCAATAAAAGTATGTCTTTTATTTCTGGTGGAGATTCCCGGAATAACCGAGCTCCTCGTATTGAAGCCAATAAACTGGTTGCCAAATTAAAGCCCACAGCAGTATTTTTTGGAGGTGACATGACCAATAGTGGTTCGAACACGGAGTGGGTAGAATGGATGGATGACTGGCAGCACACTACTTCTAAGGATGGAAGGATGTTTCCTATTTTACCGGCCAGAGGGAATCACGAGAGATCCAATAATTCAGTCTATAACCTTTTTAATACCCCATCAAAAGATATTTATTATAATATAGTTTTTGGAAGAAACTTATTTTCAACCTACACTTTAAATTCTGAAATAGCAGCTGGAGGAAATCAATATACCTGGTTAAAAGACAAACTTGCGAAAGACAATTCCTCCTGGAAATATGTCCAATACCATAAACCAATGAGGCCACATCAATCTCATAAGGAAGAGGGAAATGACGAATACAATAACTGGGCGACATTATTCTATCATTATCGTGTCGACCTGGTGAGTGAATCAGATTCGCACGTAGTCAAAACCACTTTCCCTATAAAGCCATGTAAAAAAGCTGAAGCTTGTGAAGAAGGCTTTATCAGGGATGATAATAGCGGAACTATTTATGTTGGTGAAGGTTGCTGGGGGGCTCCTTTGAGAGCTAATGATGATGATAAAACCTGGACCAGGAAATCAGGTTCGTTCAATCAATTCAAATGGATCACGGTTTCAAAAAAAGAAATTAAACTTCAAACAATAATTGTAGATGAAGCCAGTGGAATTTCTGAAAATTCAAACAATGCGGAGGCAGGAAAACTTCCTTTAGGAATAAGCGTATGGGAATCCAGGGAGGAAGACATTATTGTTATTAAGTAA